A region of Streptomyces halobius DNA encodes the following proteins:
- a CDS encoding cytochrome P450 family protein — MAASPERVPVELYGTDYKRDPYPLYAELRERGPVHRVRFPSGVCAWLVTGYEAAHRTLTDTRLGKHHSRGNAAWRARASIMPEPQHSRLQVHLLHQDPPEHASMRRLITDAFAPQRVAELRPRFQAMADALLDTLPGTGRADLVDAFAARFPFQVLAEVIGLPREFADRFDRDWGKVVQPVGPQDPGRPAYEARLCGLQQYIADLVAHKRGEQDNGSRGEDLLSRLVAARDDGRLSPEELDSMIFQLLVAGQEPVTNQITTALITLLRHPEHLTALAARPELLPRAVEELLRHDSAFEVTTWRFFAEDAELHGTRIPAGDSVIVSLCAANRDPRRFTGADTLDFDRSPNPHLAFGHGSHFCPGAALARVELRIAIGTLLRRLPALRLAVPEDELTWIPAVLARGVNHLPVAYGDQLPVAYGNQLPVAYRPDADRSGGCPVA, encoded by the coding sequence ATGGCCGCATCACCCGAGCGCGTTCCCGTAGAGCTGTACGGGACGGACTACAAACGCGACCCCTACCCCTTGTACGCCGAGCTGCGCGAGCGCGGTCCGGTCCACCGGGTGCGGTTTCCGAGCGGGGTGTGCGCCTGGCTCGTCACCGGCTACGAGGCCGCCCACCGGACACTGACCGACACCCGCCTCGGCAAGCACCACTCGCGTGGCAACGCCGCCTGGCGGGCCCGCGCGTCGATCATGCCGGAACCACAGCACTCCCGGCTCCAGGTGCACCTCCTCCACCAGGACCCGCCCGAGCACGCCTCGATGCGCCGGCTGATCACCGACGCCTTCGCCCCACAGCGCGTCGCAGAGCTCCGGCCCCGTTTCCAGGCCATGGCGGATGCGCTGCTCGACACGCTCCCCGGCACCGGCCGGGCCGACCTCGTCGACGCCTTCGCCGCCCGCTTCCCCTTCCAGGTGCTGGCCGAAGTCATCGGCCTGCCGCGGGAGTTCGCCGACCGCTTCGACCGCGACTGGGGCAAGGTCGTACAGCCCGTCGGCCCGCAGGACCCCGGCCGTCCCGCGTACGAGGCGCGGCTGTGCGGGCTTCAGCAGTACATCGCCGACCTCGTCGCCCACAAGCGCGGCGAGCAAGACAACGGCAGTCGGGGTGAGGATCTGCTCTCCCGTCTGGTGGCCGCCCGCGACGACGGACGGCTGAGCCCCGAAGAGCTGGACTCCATGATCTTCCAGCTGCTGGTCGCCGGACAGGAACCGGTCACCAACCAGATCACCACCGCCCTGATCACCCTGCTGCGCCACCCCGAGCACCTCACGGCGCTCGCCGCCCGACCGGAGCTGCTGCCCCGGGCCGTCGAGGAACTGCTGCGCCACGACAGTGCCTTCGAGGTGACGACCTGGCGGTTCTTCGCCGAGGACGCCGAGCTGCACGGGACCCGGATCCCGGCGGGCGACTCCGTGATCGTCTCCCTGTGCGCGGCCAACCGAGACCCCCGGCGGTTCACCGGCGCCGACACGCTGGACTTCGACCGCAGCCCCAACCCGCACCTCGCCTTCGGCCACGGCAGCCACTTCTGTCCCGGCGCCGCGCTCGCCCGCGTCGAACTCCGGATAGCCATCGGCACCCTGCTCCGGCGGCTGCCCGCCCTCCGGCTGGCCGTCCCGGAGGACGAACTCACCTGGATTCCGGCGGTCCTCGCCCGCGGCGTCAACCACCTCCCGGTGGCGTACGGGGACCAACTTCCCGTGGCGTACGGAAACCAACTCCCGGTGGCGTACAGACCTGACGCCGACCGGTCGGGCGGGTGCCCCGTCGCATGA
- a CDS encoding copper chaperone PCu(A)C encodes MNRPRRAALAVPLLVCLATLGMLTAWTATGNAGTPARLSAAEGRVLIPSAPEATAAFFTVRNTGTADDQLTGVTGPAGHRIMLSRMVDIGHNARSMEMVRAATVPAGGVLRMTATTLDAMISPPPRLAPGDRLSFTLHFRDSPSLTVRARAVHPGR; translated from the coding sequence ATGAACCGGCCGCGTAGGGCGGCGCTCGCCGTACCACTGCTCGTATGCCTGGCAACGCTAGGCATGCTCACCGCCTGGACCGCCACCGGCAACGCGGGGACGCCCGCGCGTCTCAGCGCTGCCGAGGGCCGGGTGCTGATCCCCTCCGCCCCGGAGGCCACCGCGGCGTTCTTCACCGTCCGCAACACCGGTACGGCGGACGACCAACTGACCGGCGTCACCGGTCCGGCGGGCCACCGCATCATGCTCAGTCGCATGGTCGACATCGGGCACAACGCCCGGAGCATGGAGATGGTCCGCGCCGCCACCGTCCCGGCGGGCGGCGTGCTGCGGATGACGGCGACCACCCTGGACGCCATGATCAGCCCGCCCCCGCGGCTGGCACCGGGGGACCGGCTCTCCTTCACGCTGCACTTCCGCGACAGCCCATCGCTGACCGTCCGGGCGAGGGCTGTACACCCAGGTCGGTGA
- a CDS encoding sigma-70 family RNA polymerase sigma factor, with product MRDDEAVTGWALAARTGDERAVEQFVRATQLDVRRYVTHLSGDPQAADDLLQDTYVRALRSLPRFEGRSSARTWLLTIARRVVADRIRSHAVRPRLAATDDWQTAAERVQPRGLPGFDEGVALAELLSALVPGRREAFVLTQLLGLPYAEAAGVMGCPVGTVRSRVARARETLIARLTEAEGEASEVEAAQVEPGKAEDARGALAGAVA from the coding sequence ATGCGTGACGACGAAGCGGTGACGGGGTGGGCGCTGGCCGCCCGTACCGGTGACGAGCGGGCCGTGGAACAGTTCGTCAGGGCCACTCAGCTCGATGTACGGCGCTATGTCACGCATCTGAGCGGTGATCCGCAGGCGGCCGACGACCTGCTGCAGGACACCTATGTACGGGCGTTGCGCAGCCTGCCGAGGTTCGAGGGGCGGTCATCGGCGCGGACCTGGCTGCTGACCATCGCCCGGCGGGTGGTGGCGGACCGGATCCGCTCCCATGCGGTCCGGCCCCGGCTGGCCGCGACCGACGACTGGCAGACGGCGGCGGAGCGGGTGCAGCCGCGTGGTCTGCCCGGGTTCGACGAGGGTGTCGCGCTGGCGGAGCTGCTGTCGGCACTGGTGCCGGGGCGGCGGGAGGCGTTTGTGCTGACCCAGCTGCTGGGGCTGCCCTACGCGGAGGCCGCCGGGGTGATGGGCTGCCCGGTGGGAACCGTACGATCCCGGGTGGCACGGGCGCGGGAGACGCTTATCGCACGGCTGACGGAAGCGGAGGGGGAAGCCTCGGAGGTGGAAGCCGCGCAGGTGGAACCCGGGAAAGCGGAGGACGCGCGGGGCGCTCTGGCGGGGGCGGTGGCCTGA
- a CDS encoding zf-HC2 domain-containing protein, which translates to MLCSRIRTALSARQDGERMPPGITIRRLDDHLVGCADCRRWDARARQLTADTEAHLAHTDAETASAETLLARLRQAAAADASAGTRAR; encoded by the coding sequence ATGCTCTGCTCGCGCATCCGCACGGCCCTCTCCGCCCGCCAGGACGGCGAGCGAATGCCGCCCGGTATCACCATTCGCCGGCTCGACGACCATCTGGTGGGCTGCGCCGACTGCCGCCGATGGGACGCGCGGGCGCGACAACTGACGGCGGACACCGAGGCCCACCTGGCGCACACGGACGCCGAGACGGCGTCCGCTGAGACACTGCTCGCCCGTCTGCGGCAGGCGGCCGCGGCCGACGCATCGGCGGGGACACGCGCCCGGTGA
- a CDS encoding PE-PGRS family protein, whose protein sequence is MDAGDVLRGLRAAVFAAVCVLLTALGHTLMSDTPLPGWMLLVAGLGTTAVAWCFAGRERGPMLVGLLTVGTQAALHSAFSFGQAVTDSGGGRLSLMREWANTWLCGAEGMPSARLEQFQQVHQTQQIHQVQQLGPMDQMPGMSHAMHGSGSGSGMLAAHLLVALLSAWWLWGGERAAFRLVRTVSARLFAPLVLILRIVLPEAPPAVRASRKEPRHAARTLLLAHAISLRGPPRGPAVV, encoded by the coding sequence ATGGATGCGGGGGACGTACTCAGAGGACTGCGCGCGGCGGTGTTCGCGGCGGTCTGTGTGCTGCTCACCGCACTGGGGCACACGCTGATGTCGGATACGCCCCTGCCCGGGTGGATGCTGCTCGTCGCGGGGCTGGGAACCACGGCCGTCGCCTGGTGCTTCGCCGGGCGGGAACGCGGGCCGATGCTGGTGGGGTTGCTGACCGTCGGCACCCAGGCGGCGCTGCACAGCGCCTTCTCGTTCGGCCAGGCGGTCACCGACTCCGGTGGTGGGCGACTGTCGCTCATGCGGGAGTGGGCGAATACGTGGCTGTGCGGGGCGGAGGGCATGCCGTCCGCGCGGCTGGAGCAGTTCCAGCAGGTGCATCAGACCCAGCAGATCCATCAGGTGCAGCAGCTGGGGCCGATGGATCAGATGCCGGGCATGTCGCATGCGATGCACGGCAGTGGCAGCGGGAGCGGCATGCTCGCCGCGCACCTGCTGGTCGCGCTGTTGAGCGCGTGGTGGCTGTGGGGCGGGGAACGGGCGGCCTTCAGGCTCGTACGGACCGTGTCGGCGCGGTTGTTCGCGCCGCTGGTGCTGATCCTGCGGATCGTTCTGCCCGAGGCGCCGCCCGCCGTACGCGCCTCCCGGAAGGAGCCGCGGCATGCGGCGCGGACGCTCCTGCTGGCCCATGCCATCTCGTTGCGGGGTCCGCCGCGTGGGCCGGCTGTCGTCTGA
- a CDS encoding YciI family protein: MPKYVMLTYLPAGGEPAPEEVGARWGAYHQAIKDAGVLVANAGLARPDVATTVRVGDDGTQLTDGPFAETEEYLAGFFLIEVEDLDEALKWAAEMPNSRYGPVEVRPVWGA; this comes from the coding sequence ATGCCCAAGTACGTGATGCTGACCTATCTGCCGGCGGGCGGCGAGCCCGCTCCCGAGGAGGTGGGCGCCCGCTGGGGCGCCTACCACCAGGCCATCAAGGACGCCGGGGTGCTCGTCGCCAACGCGGGGCTGGCCAGGCCCGATGTGGCGACGACCGTGCGGGTCGGCGACGACGGGACGCAGCTCACCGACGGGCCGTTCGCGGAGACCGAGGAGTATCTCGCCGGGTTCTTCCTGATCGAGGTCGAGGACCTGGACGAGGCGCTGAAGTGGGCCGCGGAGATGCCGAACAGCCGCTACGGGCCCGTTGAAGTGCGGCCCGTCTGGGGCGCGTGA
- a CDS encoding RNA polymerase sigma factor translates to MSPRDNERWPGPDPAATVERTFREERAAVLATLIRHLGDFQLAEDAVQDAFAAALATWPDDGIPDRPGTWLMVTARRKAIDRLRRERAVTDRIARLAELAGLDAPEYPQEHPLETGAVTDDRLRLIFTCCHPALAPPARVALTLKTLGGLSTAEVARAFVVGETTMARRLVRATRKIADARIPYRVPGDDALPERLNGVLSTVHLIFNKGYGAAEDGEGERLVRGELCEEAIRLGRLLCELMPHDAEVRGLLALILLHDARRAARVDPQGRYVPMDAEDRARWDAARIAEGQEVLAEALALRRAGPYQLRAAIAALHVEAPSAAETDWETIAELYGALGRLTPSPVVEVHRAVAVAGARGPRAGLALLTPLLDDPRLTHCQPLYAAHADLLRRAGDRAAARRAYERALALTESAVEQAELARRLAELGTEEGA, encoded by the coding sequence GTGAGCCCGCGCGACAACGAGCGGTGGCCGGGCCCGGACCCGGCCGCCACCGTCGAGCGCACCTTCCGCGAGGAGCGGGCCGCCGTCCTCGCGACGCTGATCCGGCACCTCGGCGACTTCCAGCTCGCCGAAGACGCCGTCCAGGACGCCTTCGCGGCCGCGCTCGCGACCTGGCCCGACGACGGGATCCCCGACCGCCCCGGCACCTGGCTCATGGTGACCGCCCGCCGCAAGGCGATCGACCGGCTACGGCGCGAGCGTGCCGTGACCGACCGGATCGCGCGGCTGGCGGAACTCGCCGGGCTCGACGCACCGGAGTACCCGCAGGAGCACCCACTGGAGACCGGCGCCGTCACCGACGACCGGCTGCGGCTGATCTTCACCTGCTGTCATCCCGCGCTCGCGCCGCCCGCCCGGGTCGCGCTGACGCTCAAGACGCTCGGCGGCCTCAGCACCGCGGAGGTCGCCCGCGCGTTCGTCGTCGGCGAAACGACGATGGCGCGGCGACTGGTGCGCGCCACACGCAAGATCGCCGACGCCCGGATCCCGTACCGCGTCCCCGGCGACGACGCGCTCCCCGAGCGTCTGAACGGGGTGCTGTCCACCGTCCACCTGATCTTCAACAAGGGCTATGGGGCAGCCGAGGACGGTGAGGGGGAGCGTCTGGTCCGTGGTGAGTTGTGCGAGGAGGCGATCCGGCTGGGGCGGCTGCTGTGCGAGCTGATGCCGCACGACGCCGAGGTGCGCGGGCTGCTCGCGCTGATACTGCTCCACGACGCGCGGCGTGCCGCCCGGGTCGATCCGCAGGGCCGGTATGTGCCGATGGACGCAGAGGACCGCGCGCGCTGGGACGCGGCGCGGATCGCGGAGGGCCAGGAGGTGCTCGCCGAGGCGCTCGCGCTCCGCCGCGCCGGCCCGTACCAGCTGCGGGCCGCGATCGCGGCGCTGCACGTCGAGGCGCCGAGCGCGGCGGAGACGGACTGGGAGACGATCGCCGAACTGTACGGGGCGCTCGGCCGGCTGACGCCCTCACCGGTGGTCGAGGTCCACCGCGCGGTGGCGGTCGCCGGGGCCCGCGGACCACGGGCCGGCCTCGCACTGCTGACCCCCCTGCTCGACGATCCTCGCCTGACCCACTGTCAGCCCCTTTACGCGGCCCACGCCGACCTGCTGAGACGGGCCGGCGACCGTGCGGCCGCGCGGCGGGCGTACGAGCGGGCGCTCGCGCTGACCGAGAGCGCCGTCGAGCAGGCCGAGTTGGCGCGTCGGCTGGCGGAGCTGGGGACCGAGGAGGGGGCGTAA
- a CDS encoding glycoside hydrolase family 65 protein: MVAWTWSYEGYAPEAERLREALCALGNGYFVTRGAATEASPGPAHYPGTYVAGCYNRLVSTVAGRRIDNEELVNLPNWLPLRYRMRPVDAAPGPWLSPDHPQLAEHRQTLDLRHGTLTRWSVYEDGEGRRLSVEQCRLVHMGDPHLAALRTSFTAAGWAGEVEVVTGIDGDVRNAGVARYRDLENRHLTDWYTGSELDDTLWLRCRTNDSDIRVALAARTRTDCGVTAPGAGAPRADLTPQRAFHTLTLPVEPGSTVVVDKTVALYTSRDQAIGNPLDAAVDAVRRAPDHPRLLASHHRAWKHLWHQAKLDVPGESGLFLRLHIFHVLQTLSPHTAELDVGVPARGLHGEAYRGHVFWDELFVLPFLNLHFPEVSRALLGYRYRRLPSACRAASEAGRAGAMYPWQSAGDGREETQQFHLNPRSGRWLPDHSRLQHHVGSAVAYNVWQYCQASGDTTFLHTKGAEMLLQIARFWAAGATWDTDLGRYRIRGVVGPDEYHDAYPGAKEPGLDDNAYTNVTAAWVLMRALDLCRILPEARRQQLFERIQLAPDEPERWGEIAHRLHVPYHQGIISQFAGYADLAELDWEEYRTRYGDIRRLDRILEAEGDTVNRYQASKQADVLMLGYLFPPAELAAVFRQLGYAVDDDVWRATVDYYLHRTSHGSTLSALVHAWVLARARRADAWEYCEEALTGDAADVQGGTTAEGIHLGAMAGTLDLVQRGLTGLEAHEHTLWLDPAPLPQLSKFRVRLRYGPHWDVDLRIRARRVRIAVPESDTTAVRVRLRGRSYSVAPGTTRWLDLT; this comes from the coding sequence ATGGTGGCCTGGACCTGGTCGTACGAGGGCTACGCCCCGGAGGCGGAACGGCTCCGCGAGGCGCTGTGCGCGCTGGGCAACGGCTACTTCGTCACCCGCGGTGCCGCCACGGAGGCGTCTCCCGGCCCCGCGCACTACCCGGGCACCTACGTGGCGGGCTGCTACAACCGCCTGGTGTCCACCGTGGCGGGCCGCCGGATCGACAACGAGGAACTGGTCAATCTGCCCAACTGGCTGCCCCTGCGCTATCGGATGCGGCCCGTCGACGCGGCCCCCGGGCCCTGGCTCTCCCCCGACCACCCGCAGCTGGCCGAGCACCGGCAGACGCTGGATCTGCGGCACGGCACGCTGACCCGCTGGTCGGTATACGAGGACGGGGAGGGGCGGCGGCTGAGCGTGGAACAGTGCCGTCTGGTGCATATGGGCGACCCCCATCTGGCGGCGCTGCGCACCTCGTTCACGGCGGCCGGATGGGCGGGCGAGGTGGAGGTGGTGACCGGGATCGACGGCGATGTCCGCAACGCCGGTGTGGCCCGCTACCGGGATCTGGAGAACCGGCATCTGACCGACTGGTACACCGGCTCCGAACTGGACGACACGTTGTGGCTGCGCTGCCGCACCAACGACTCGGACATCCGTGTCGCGCTGGCCGCACGGACCCGTACGGACTGTGGCGTGACGGCCCCCGGCGCCGGGGCTCCCCGTGCCGACCTCACCCCGCAGCGGGCCTTCCACACCCTCACGCTGCCCGTCGAACCCGGCTCCACCGTCGTCGTCGACAAGACCGTGGCGCTCTACACCTCCCGCGACCAGGCGATCGGCAACCCCCTCGACGCGGCCGTCGACGCCGTCCGCCGGGCCCCGGATCATCCCCGGCTGCTGGCCTCCCACCACCGCGCGTGGAAGCACCTGTGGCACCAGGCGAAACTGGACGTCCCCGGCGAGTCCGGCCTGTTCCTTCGGCTGCACATCTTCCATGTGCTGCAGACCCTGTCTCCGCACACCGCCGAACTGGACGTCGGCGTACCGGCGCGCGGCCTGCACGGCGAGGCGTATCGCGGCCATGTCTTCTGGGACGAGCTGTTCGTCCTGCCGTTCCTGAATCTGCACTTCCCGGAAGTCTCCCGGGCGCTGCTCGGCTACCGCTACCGGCGGCTGCCGAGCGCCTGCCGGGCGGCGTCCGAAGCGGGCCGGGCGGGGGCGATGTACCCGTGGCAGAGCGCCGGTGACGGCCGTGAGGAAACCCAGCAGTTCCACCTCAACCCGCGCTCCGGGCGCTGGCTGCCCGATCACTCCCGGCTCCAGCACCACGTCGGCTCCGCGGTGGCGTACAACGTGTGGCAGTACTGCCAGGCCAGCGGTGACACCACGTTCCTGCACACGAAGGGCGCGGAGATGCTGCTGCAGATCGCCCGCTTCTGGGCGGCGGGCGCGACCTGGGACACGGATCTCGGCCGGTACCGCATCCGTGGGGTTGTCGGCCCCGACGAGTACCACGACGCCTATCCGGGGGCCAAGGAACCGGGGCTGGACGACAACGCCTATACGAATGTCACGGCCGCATGGGTGCTGATGCGGGCCCTCGACCTGTGCCGCATCCTCCCCGAGGCGCGCCGGCAGCAGCTGTTCGAACGGATCCAGCTCGCCCCGGACGAGCCGGAGCGCTGGGGCGAGATCGCACACCGACTCCATGTGCCGTACCACCAGGGCATCATCAGCCAGTTCGCGGGCTATGCGGACCTGGCCGAACTCGACTGGGAGGAGTACCGCACACGGTACGGCGACATCCGGCGACTGGACCGGATCCTGGAGGCGGAGGGCGACACCGTCAACCGCTATCAGGCGTCCAAGCAGGCCGATGTGCTGATGCTGGGCTATCTGTTCCCGCCGGCCGAGCTCGCCGCCGTGTTCCGGCAACTGGGGTACGCCGTCGACGACGACGTCTGGCGCGCCACCGTGGACTACTACCTCCACCGCACCAGTCACGGCTCGACGCTCAGCGCGCTCGTCCACGCGTGGGTGCTGGCCCGTGCACGGCGCGCGGACGCGTGGGAGTACTGCGAGGAGGCACTGACCGGCGACGCGGCGGACGTCCAGGGCGGCACCACCGCGGAGGGCATCCACCTGGGCGCGATGGCCGGCACCCTGGACCTCGTCCAGCGCGGCCTGACCGGCCTGGAGGCCCACGAACACACACTGTGGCTCGATCCGGCGCCACTCCCCCAGCTCTCGAAGTTCCGGGTACGCCTGCGATACGGCCCGCACTGGGATGTCGATCTCCGCATCCGCGCACGGCGGGTACGCATCGCGGTGCCGGAATCGGACACCACCGCGGTACGGGTGAGGCTTCGCGGGCGGTCGTACTCGGTCGCGCCGGGGACTACGCGGTGGCTCGACCTGACGTGA
- a CDS encoding HAD family hydrolase, producing the protein MTAAPRLAACLRSVRAVVFDTDGVITDSARVHAAAWKGAFDPCLAAAGDRRPFDPADDYRLYVDGRSRLDGAAAFLASRGLDLPLGDPGDAPGCATVWAVAARKDELFTARLRTHGIATWPGTVRLLRALRDARMPCAAVSASRHAAELLSVAGVRDLFQAVLDGNEARRLGLPGKPDPALFVTAARRLGVPIADTAVVEDALPGVEAGRRGGFGLVVGVDRTAGPGAAALRRRGADVVVTDPGELLAPEEG; encoded by the coding sequence ATGACCGCCGCGCCACGCCTGGCCGCCTGCCTGCGCTCCGTGCGGGCCGTGGTCTTCGACACGGACGGAGTCATCACCGACTCCGCCCGGGTGCACGCCGCGGCCTGGAAGGGCGCCTTCGACCCCTGTCTGGCGGCCGCGGGCGACCGGCGGCCGTTCGACCCGGCGGACGACTACCGCCTCTATGTCGACGGCCGGTCCCGGCTGGACGGAGCGGCCGCGTTCCTGGCCTCGCGGGGGCTGGATCTGCCGCTCGGCGACCCCGGGGACGCGCCGGGTTGCGCCACGGTGTGGGCGGTCGCGGCCCGCAAGGATGAGCTGTTCACCGCACGTCTGCGTACCCACGGCATCGCCACCTGGCCCGGCACCGTGCGCCTGCTCCGGGCCCTGCGGGACGCGCGGATGCCGTGCGCCGCCGTCTCGGCGTCCCGGCACGCGGCCGAGCTGCTGTCCGTCGCGGGCGTACGCGACCTCTTCCAGGCCGTGCTGGACGGCAACGAGGCACGCCGACTCGGTCTGCCGGGCAAACCGGACCCGGCGCTCTTCGTGACGGCGGCCCGGCGCCTCGGCGTCCCGATAGCGGACACCGCCGTGGTGGAGGACGCGCTGCCCGGTGTCGAGGCCGGCCGGCGCGGCGGCTTCGGACTCGTGGTGGGCGTGGACCGCACGGCCGGGCCGGGCGCCGCCGCGCTGCGCCGGCGCGGCGCCGATGTGGTCGTCACCGATCCCGGCGAGCTGCTGGCCCCCGAGGAGGGCTGA
- a CDS encoding Rv1733c family protein produces MALKVILPRWRRGPLRRGTDVTEAWLVLVTGVLIAVAAPVAGVSAANTVSDATERQLQGRHSVSAVLTEDPPARIGVDSSGGSGGRVHAWVRWTAADGSTRTGETVVAPHLKAGDRTTAWLNGHGVLLRDPVSPSAAKAESIAGGTVAASGTTLLLLIGARTGTALLNHRRAVQWEREWAEIDPERGRRRDA; encoded by the coding sequence ATGGCTCTCAAGGTGATCCTGCCGCGCTGGCGGCGCGGCCCGCTCAGACGCGGTACGGACGTGACGGAAGCCTGGCTGGTGCTGGTCACCGGCGTGCTGATCGCGGTGGCGGCGCCGGTCGCCGGCGTCTCGGCCGCGAACACGGTGAGTGACGCCACGGAGCGGCAGCTCCAGGGCCGGCACAGCGTGTCGGCCGTACTGACGGAGGACCCACCGGCCCGGATCGGAGTCGACTCCTCGGGCGGCTCCGGAGGCCGGGTGCACGCGTGGGTGCGGTGGACGGCGGCCGACGGTTCGACTCGTACGGGCGAGACGGTGGTGGCACCGCACCTGAAGGCCGGCGACCGGACCACGGCCTGGCTCAACGGGCACGGTGTGCTGCTGCGTGATCCCGTCAGCCCCTCCGCGGCGAAGGCCGAGAGCATCGCCGGCGGCACCGTGGCCGCCAGCGGCACCACCCTGCTGCTGCTCATCGGAGCCCGGACCGGCACCGCCCTGCTCAACCACCGCCGTGCCGTGCAGTGGGAGCGGGAGTGGGCGGAGATAGACCCTGAGCGGGGCCGCCGTCGCGATGCGTGA